In Mesorhizobium sp. 113-3-3, a genomic segment contains:
- a CDS encoding SDR family oxidoreductase, whose translation MTETLLVTGASGQLGRSVIRYLLDTHNVPPGKIIVTTRNPESVADLAARGVVVRAADFNDATSLENAFKGADRVLIISTSDLDLKTGRRLKQHETAVAAAKKAGVSHLLYTSMPNPEPVSPVLFAGDHYGTEQAIKASGIAYTIFRNGWYQENLFMSLPQAIASGQWYTSAGDGRIAHGARDDMAAAIAAGLASGSTDSKTYTLTGPQAYTTAEIAALVSDVTGKPLDVIQLPDEALTEGVKAAGVPEEFARVIVSFDANTRSGRIAMTTDAVEKLSGRKPRTLKQFLEANKAALAG comes from the coding sequence ATGACCGAAACCCTTCTCGTCACCGGCGCTTCCGGCCAGCTCGGCCGCAGCGTCATCCGCTATCTCCTGGACACGCACAACGTTCCGCCGGGAAAGATCATCGTCACCACCCGCAACCCGGAAAGCGTGGCCGATCTGGCGGCGCGTGGCGTCGTCGTCCGGGCCGCCGACTTCAACGACGCGACCTCGCTGGAAAACGCATTCAAGGGCGCCGACAGGGTGCTGATCATTTCAACCAGCGATCTCGATCTCAAAACCGGCAGGCGCCTGAAGCAGCATGAGACGGCGGTGGCGGCGGCGAAGAAAGCAGGCGTTTCGCATCTGCTCTACACGTCGATGCCCAATCCGGAGCCGGTTTCGCCGGTGCTGTTTGCCGGCGACCATTACGGCACCGAGCAGGCGATCAAGGCCAGCGGCATCGCCTATACGATCTTCCGCAACGGCTGGTACCAGGAGAACCTGTTCATGTCCCTGCCGCAAGCCATTGCCTCGGGACAGTGGTACACGTCCGCGGGCGACGGCCGCATCGCCCATGGCGCACGTGACGACATGGCCGCGGCCATTGCCGCGGGCCTCGCCTCCGGTTCGACCGACAGCAAGACCTACACGCTGACCGGCCCGCAGGCCTATACGACAGCCGAGATCGCCGCCTTGGTGAGCGACGTCACCGGTAAGCCGCTGGACGTCATCCAGTTGCCCGACGAGGCCCTGACAGAAGGCGTGAAGGCGGCCGGCGTTCCCGAGGAATTCGCTCGCGTCATCGTGTCCTTCGACGCCAACACGCGGTCCGGCCGCATCGCCATGACGACGGACGCGGTCGAAAAGCTTTCGGGCAGGAAGCCGCGGACGCTGAAGCAGTTCCTCGAGGCCAACAAGGCCGCGCTGGCTGGTTGA
- a CDS encoding potassium transporter Kup: MALANAGSEAEPVEQSSHPEIEQHSTKVLMLGALGVVYGDIGTSPIYAFREALVASSHGSVAQRGDILGVLSLIIWSLTIIVTIKYIMFVLRADNRGEGGVLSLMALARGSFPKRSAVILGIGIVGASLFFGDAVITPAISVLSAVEGMNVVTPAFQPYVVPLTLVILALVFAVQRFGTGGVGLVFGPVTAVWFLAIGLSGLKHIISDPEILWAISPHYIVAFLIHSPDVAFVTIGAIFLAVTGAEALYADLGHFGRKPIVLAWLSIVFPCLLLNYAGQGAFVLAKNGVVGHPFFEMNEGWALIPMVVLATAATVIASQAVISGAFSLTRQAVQLNMLPRLEILHTSEKQSGQIYMPRVNLLLALVVMMLVVGFGESSKLASAYGISVTGNMLVTTVLLYVVMTRIWKWRLWVAISLTALFAFIDIGFFASNIVKVFEGGWASLLVAFTIVLGMWTWVRGSRYLFDKTRRNEIPLDFLAGNLLKKKPQLVSGTAVFLTSDPLSAPTALMHSLKHYKVLHEQNVILSVVTAPQPVVPDSDRVKMETVNELFMRVTLTFGYMEQPNIPRALAICRKQGWKFDIMTTSFFLSRRSLKASPNSGMPVWQDRLFIGLARTAADATEYFQIPTGRVVEIGTQVAI, translated from the coding sequence ATGGCCCTTGCCAATGCTGGTAGTGAGGCAGAACCCGTCGAACAGTCGAGCCATCCGGAAATCGAACAGCATAGCACCAAGGTGCTGATGCTGGGCGCGCTGGGCGTGGTTTATGGGGATATCGGCACCAGCCCGATCTATGCCTTTCGCGAAGCGCTGGTAGCGTCGTCCCACGGCAGCGTTGCGCAACGCGGCGATATTCTGGGTGTGCTGTCGCTGATCATCTGGTCGCTGACGATCATCGTCACCATCAAATACATCATGTTCGTGCTGCGCGCCGACAATCGCGGCGAGGGCGGCGTGCTGTCGCTGATGGCACTGGCGCGCGGCAGTTTCCCGAAGCGCTCGGCGGTGATCCTGGGCATCGGCATCGTCGGCGCTTCGCTGTTTTTCGGCGACGCCGTCATCACGCCGGCGATTTCGGTGCTGTCGGCGGTCGAGGGCATGAATGTCGTCACGCCGGCTTTCCAGCCTTACGTGGTGCCACTGACCCTGGTCATCCTCGCCCTGGTGTTCGCGGTGCAACGCTTTGGCACGGGAGGTGTGGGACTGGTCTTCGGCCCGGTGACCGCGGTCTGGTTCCTGGCGATCGGCCTTTCAGGCCTCAAGCACATCATCTCCGATCCGGAAATCCTGTGGGCGATCAGCCCGCACTATATCGTCGCCTTCCTGATCCATTCTCCCGACGTCGCCTTCGTCACCATCGGCGCCATCTTCCTGGCCGTCACCGGCGCCGAGGCGCTCTATGCCGATCTCGGCCATTTCGGCCGCAAGCCGATCGTGCTCGCCTGGCTGTCGATCGTGTTCCCCTGCCTGCTGCTCAACTATGCCGGGCAGGGCGCCTTCGTCCTGGCCAAGAATGGCGTCGTCGGCCACCCGTTCTTCGAGATGAACGAGGGTTGGGCGCTGATTCCCATGGTCGTGCTGGCGACAGCCGCGACGGTCATCGCCAGCCAGGCGGTGATCTCGGGCGCCTTCTCGCTGACCAGGCAGGCGGTGCAGCTCAACATGCTGCCGCGGCTGGAAATCCTGCACACGTCGGAAAAACAGTCCGGCCAGATCTACATGCCGCGCGTCAACCTTTTGCTGGCGCTGGTGGTGATGATGCTGGTGGTCGGCTTCGGCGAGTCCAGCAAGCTGGCCTCGGCCTACGGTATCTCGGTGACCGGCAACATGCTGGTGACGACGGTGCTGCTCTATGTCGTCATGACCCGCATCTGGAAATGGCGGCTTTGGGTTGCGATCAGCCTGACGGCGCTGTTTGCCTTCATCGATATCGGTTTCTTCGCCTCCAACATCGTCAAGGTGTTCGAAGGCGGCTGGGCGTCGCTGCTGGTGGCCTTCACCATCGTGCTGGGGATGTGGACCTGGGTGCGCGGCAGCCGCTATCTGTTCGACAAGACCCGCCGCAACGAGATCCCGCTGGATTTCCTCGCCGGCAATCTGTTGAAGAAGAAGCCGCAGCTGGTGTCCGGCACCGCGGTGTTCCTGACCAGCGATCCCTTGAGTGCGCCGACAGCGCTGATGCACAGCCTGAAGCACTACAAGGTACTGCATGAGCAGAACGTCATCCTTTCGGTGGTGACGGCGCCGCAGCCGGTGGTGCCCGACAGCGACCGGGTCAAGATGGAGACGGTCAACGAGCTGTTCATGCGGGTGACGCTGACCTTCGGTTACATGGAACAGCCCAACATTCCGCGCGCGCTGGCGATCTGCCGCAAGCAGGGCTGGAAGTTCGACATTATGACGACGTCGTTCTTCCTGTCGCGGCGCTCGCTCAAGGCCTCGCCCAATTCCGGCATGCCGGTGTGGCAGGACCGGCTGTTCATCGGCCTGGCGCGCACGGCGGCCGATGCGACCGAATATTTCCAGATCCCGACAGGACGAGTCGTGGAAATCGGCACGCAGGTGGCGATCTGA
- a CDS encoding CHAT domain-containing protein — MRVVAPVLLMLVVAFLSPQAQAQTPDQASEHEPAHSQEVLTARIDAAYKLMMDAGRFDEGYAQLRATLLDAARSDLYEFTVESYSNAGATFLNNQILDNAEEIFAEGLKTRAMQQDVAKRADFYLNYAMLKQAEKDYQGFVSMCATATNLYAHYHGEESQELLFANDVLATGVAAFGQIASAINIEQRNLKLAEQVAGTDDRFIWKLQNNLADMLRQMGAPTRALQYDLAVLEKRIGYYGPDHFNVLVSANNTAQDYLDLDRYDEALRYFQQNRDIAVVLKQEGNLVEQADAWLLYTKVLSGAQPLDQPTLARLQQLTIDPNYPEILAIKIANLLAAHFFAVGDKENGMSQLERAQDIAEATYGVVHPLAFAARQAMANLKAKTNPEKAAADFAALDEDMLRWNWFQVSTAGNPIVAEASRALADDMLYDYARLAKGNASVVPAFAEAVRRWPTLENEKRDLLRRLSRLIDPNDTETQNLIQAGIRLSLAYQEAASSGDSSDDPGAVQPGQVEAAYQKAMARVMAKYSFSQSVVDKPLPSAGTLLKPNEALIDYFITRKWRADRESADPLEDERLYAIVTRKDQQPSLYDLGDPRRLIPAARETRMANLRSTRSAQERGAVTLIDLNATFTGLYAGLIAPLEPSLGGADTLFVVPDGKLFSVPFPLLQDGKGASLDDRFVVRMLTRPESLLSAGVDQSFPKKGKALLAGGLDYARGSEKGAEPLPGTAKEVDAIASILRADDYSVEMLTGTAASERTLRKDMEQATIAHLATHGAYRDEKEGGVGAVNALWQSQVVLSQSGDRQSMKRDDEDGRLYGMELMNWDLSGLDLLVLSACETARGQETFVGGLRGLPTAIDIAGAKRSLLTLWPVDDAGTAAFMVGFYRHLAAGQTYPEALRQTRRDARDGKISGAQDPRVWAAFVMFEN, encoded by the coding sequence ATGCGCGTTGTTGCGCCTGTCCTGCTGATGCTGGTGGTGGCGTTTCTTTCGCCGCAGGCGCAAGCCCAGACGCCTGACCAGGCCAGCGAGCATGAGCCGGCGCACAGCCAGGAGGTCCTGACGGCCCGGATCGACGCGGCCTACAAGCTGATGATGGACGCCGGGCGCTTTGACGAAGGCTACGCGCAATTGCGCGCAACGCTGCTCGATGCCGCCAGAAGCGACCTCTACGAATTCACCGTGGAGAGCTACTCGAACGCCGGCGCGACTTTTCTCAACAACCAGATTCTCGACAATGCCGAGGAGATTTTTGCCGAAGGCCTGAAAACCCGGGCGATGCAGCAGGATGTCGCCAAGCGCGCCGATTTCTATCTCAACTACGCGATGTTGAAGCAGGCCGAGAAGGACTATCAGGGCTTCGTTTCCATGTGCGCGACGGCCACCAATCTATACGCCCACTACCACGGCGAGGAGTCTCAGGAACTCCTGTTTGCCAACGATGTGTTGGCGACGGGGGTCGCCGCGTTCGGTCAAATCGCCTCGGCGATCAATATCGAGCAGCGCAATCTGAAGTTGGCCGAGCAGGTCGCCGGTACCGACGATCGTTTCATCTGGAAGCTGCAGAACAATCTGGCCGACATGCTGCGCCAGATGGGGGCTCCGACGCGCGCCTTGCAGTACGACCTGGCCGTGCTGGAGAAGCGGATCGGCTACTACGGCCCAGATCATTTCAACGTTCTGGTCAGCGCCAATAACACGGCGCAGGACTATCTGGACCTTGACAGATACGACGAGGCCTTGCGCTACTTCCAGCAGAACCGGGACATTGCCGTCGTTCTCAAGCAGGAAGGCAATCTGGTCGAACAGGCCGATGCCTGGCTGCTCTACACTAAGGTGCTCTCTGGTGCGCAGCCGCTCGATCAGCCGACGCTGGCAAGGCTGCAACAACTGACCATCGACCCGAACTATCCCGAGATACTGGCAATCAAGATCGCCAACCTGCTCGCCGCGCATTTCTTCGCAGTGGGCGACAAGGAAAACGGCATGAGCCAGCTTGAGCGGGCCCAAGACATAGCCGAAGCGACGTACGGGGTGGTGCACCCGCTGGCCTTTGCCGCTCGGCAGGCCATGGCAAATCTCAAGGCGAAGACGAACCCGGAGAAGGCGGCTGCCGATTTCGCGGCTCTCGACGAGGACATGCTGCGTTGGAATTGGTTCCAGGTGAGCACTGCCGGCAATCCAATCGTGGCCGAGGCCAGCCGCGCCCTGGCCGACGACATGCTGTACGACTATGCGCGCCTCGCAAAAGGCAATGCATCGGTGGTGCCGGCATTTGCCGAAGCCGTGCGCCGCTGGCCGACGCTTGAAAATGAGAAACGCGATCTGTTGCGCAGACTGTCCCGCCTGATCGATCCGAACGACACTGAGACACAGAATTTGATCCAGGCCGGGATCCGACTGTCCCTGGCATATCAGGAGGCGGCCTCCAGCGGTGACAGTTCCGACGATCCCGGGGCGGTGCAGCCGGGACAGGTTGAAGCGGCATACCAAAAGGCCATGGCCAGAGTCATGGCCAAATACAGTTTCAGCCAGAGCGTGGTGGACAAGCCGCTGCCATCCGCCGGCACCCTGCTGAAGCCGAATGAGGCGCTGATCGACTACTTCATCACCCGCAAGTGGCGGGCGGATCGGGAGAGCGCCGATCCGCTTGAGGACGAGCGCCTCTATGCCATCGTTACCCGCAAGGACCAGCAGCCGTCTCTCTATGACCTTGGCGATCCGCGCCGGCTCATCCCGGCCGCTCGCGAAACACGCATGGCTAATCTGAGGTCGACGCGTTCGGCTCAGGAGCGGGGCGCCGTGACCCTGATCGATCTGAACGCCACGTTCACCGGGCTCTATGCCGGTTTGATCGCGCCGCTGGAGCCGTCGCTTGGTGGCGCCGATACGCTTTTCGTGGTGCCGGACGGGAAACTGTTTTCGGTGCCATTTCCCTTGCTGCAGGACGGCAAGGGCGCGTCGCTCGATGACCGTTTCGTCGTGCGCATGCTGACGCGGCCGGAATCGCTGTTGAGCGCCGGCGTCGATCAGAGTTTTCCCAAGAAGGGCAAAGCCCTGCTGGCCGGGGGGCTGGACTATGCGCGCGGTTCGGAAAAAGGGGCGGAGCCGCTGCCGGGCACAGCCAAGGAGGTCGACGCGATCGCCTCGATCCTGCGTGCCGACGACTATTCGGTCGAAATGCTCACCGGAACGGCGGCCAGCGAGCGGACGCTGCGCAAGGATATGGAGCAGGCGACGATCGCGCATCTGGCCACCCATGGCGCTTACCGGGATGAGAAAGAGGGCGGCGTGGGGGCCGTGAATGCGCTCTGGCAGAGTCAGGTCGTGCTGTCGCAGTCGGGAGACCGGCAGTCGATGAAGCGCGACGATGAGGACGGCCGGCTCTATGGCATGGAACTGATGAACTGGGATCTGTCGGGCCTCGACCTGCTTGTCCTGTCCGCCTGCGAGACGGCCCGTGGCCAGGAGACGTTCGTCGGAGGCTTGCGCGGCCTGCCGACGGCAATCGACATTGCCGGCGCCAAACGCTCGCTTTTGACGCTGTGGCCCGTGGACGACGCCGGAACCGCCGCCTTCATGGTCGGGTTCTACCGCCATCTTGCCGCGGGACAAACCTATCCGGAAGCGCTGCGCCAGACCCGCCGCGATGCCCGCGACGGCAAGATATCAGGCGCCCAGGATCCGCGGGTCTGGGCTGCCTTTGTCATGTTCGAGAACTGA
- a CDS encoding FAD-dependent oxidoreductase encodes MSRPVRLGGIGISYDIAIAGAGPAGLAMALYLKRAGHRVTIFERFEEPKPVGSGLILQPTGLTVLADLGLLDDIVALGARIDRLHGADASTGRTVLDVRYGAQRGRRFGLAVHRAALFGVLFRAARREAIAIETGVEIEAVEAGERATLVCGNGRRAGPFDLVVDASGARSKLRQSVANAGAPRPLTYGAFWASLGWRGEGFDEHALLQRYDKASVMIGVLPIGRPEPGAEKMAAFFWSLKPDDADAVRAAGIDAWKERVVRLWPQSEAFTRQIDSFDQLSLARYGHHTMKLPIGRRLAVIGDAAHSTSPQLGQGANMALLDAAALGHALARTQSIEAALEAYAGARRWHVRVFQALSLAFTPFYQSDSVALPFIRDRLVATIAKIPPAPQLLASMVAGTVIDPFRRAGLTEVRWDFEQNPGRDTTAS; translated from the coding sequence TTGTCCCGGCCAGTTCGGCTTGGGGGCATCGGCATTTCCTACGACATTGCAATTGCAGGCGCCGGTCCGGCGGGGCTGGCCATGGCGCTCTATCTCAAGCGGGCGGGGCACAGGGTCACCATCTTCGAGCGTTTCGAGGAGCCGAAGCCCGTCGGCTCCGGTCTGATCCTGCAGCCGACCGGCTTGACGGTTCTGGCTGATCTCGGCCTGCTCGACGACATCGTCGCGCTCGGCGCCCGCATCGACCGGCTGCATGGCGCCGATGCCTCGACCGGACGCACCGTGCTCGACGTTCGCTACGGCGCCCAGCGCGGCCGCCGTTTCGGCCTGGCGGTGCACCGCGCGGCGCTGTTCGGCGTGCTCTTTCGCGCCGCCCGGCGCGAGGCCATCGCCATCGAGACCGGCGTTGAGATTGAGGCAGTGGAAGCGGGCGAACGGGCGACTCTTGTCTGTGGCAATGGACGAAGGGCAGGGCCGTTCGATCTGGTCGTCGACGCCAGCGGTGCGCGCTCCAAACTGCGGCAAAGCGTGGCCAATGCAGGCGCGCCGCGCCCTCTGACCTATGGCGCCTTCTGGGCATCGCTCGGTTGGCGTGGCGAAGGCTTTGACGAACACGCGCTGTTGCAGCGCTACGACAAGGCCAGCGTGATGATCGGCGTGCTGCCGATCGGCCGGCCGGAGCCGGGCGCCGAAAAGATGGCGGCCTTCTTCTGGAGCCTGAAGCCTGATGACGCCGACGCGGTGCGTGCTGCCGGCATCGACGCCTGGAAGGAGAGGGTGGTGCGGCTGTGGCCGCAAAGCGAGGCGTTCACCCGCCAGATCGACAGTTTCGACCAGCTGTCGCTGGCCCGCTACGGCCACCACACGATGAAACTGCCGATCGGCCGGCGGTTGGCCGTCATCGGCGATGCCGCGCACTCGACCAGCCCGCAGCTTGGTCAAGGGGCCAACATGGCGCTGCTCGACGCGGCCGCGCTCGGCCACGCGCTGGCGCGCACGCAGAGCATCGAAGCAGCGCTCGAAGCCTATGCCGGGGCACGGCGCTGGCACGTGCGTGTCTTCCAGGCGCTGTCGCTGGCGTTCACGCCGTTCTACCAGTCGGATTCCGTGGCGCTACCCTTCATCCGCGACAGGCTGGTGGCGACCATCGCAAAAATCCCGCCGGCACCGCAGCTTCTCGCCTCGATGGTCGCCGGCACGGTGATCGACCCGTTCAGGCGGGCAGGGCTGACGGAAGTGCGATGGGATTTCGAACAAAATCCAGGTCGTGATACGACTGCATCATAG
- the ilvC gene encoding ketol-acid reductoisomerase encodes MRVYYDRDADLNLIKGKKVAIIGYGSQGRAHALNLKDSGAKEIAIGLKAGSATAKKVEADGLKVMSVADAAKWADLMMMATPDELQADIYKNEIAPNIRDGAAIAFAHGLNVHFGLIEPKSTVDVVMIAPKGPGHTVRGEYQKGGGVPCLVAVNQDASGNALDLALSYACGVGGGRSGIIETNFREECETDLFGEQVVLCGGLVELIRAGFETLVEAGYAPEMAYFECLHEVKLIVDLIYEGGIANMNYSISNTAEWGEYVSGPRIITAETKAEMKRVLKDIQTGKFTSEWMQEYRAGLSRFKGIRRMNDSHQIEEVGAKLRAMMPWISKNKLVDKAKN; translated from the coding sequence ATGCGCGTCTATTACGATCGTGATGCCGATCTCAACCTGATCAAGGGCAAGAAGGTCGCCATCATCGGCTATGGCAGCCAGGGCCGGGCGCATGCGCTCAATCTCAAGGATTCCGGCGCCAAGGAGATCGCCATCGGCCTCAAGGCCGGCTCGGCGACCGCCAAGAAGGTCGAGGCCGACGGGCTCAAGGTGATGAGCGTGGCCGACGCCGCCAAATGGGCCGACCTGATGATGATGGCGACGCCCGACGAACTGCAGGCCGACATCTACAAGAACGAGATCGCGCCGAACATCCGCGACGGCGCGGCGATCGCCTTCGCGCACGGCCTCAACGTGCATTTCGGCCTGATCGAGCCGAAGTCGACCGTCGACGTCGTCATGATCGCGCCGAAGGGCCCGGGCCACACGGTGCGCGGCGAGTATCAGAAGGGCGGCGGCGTGCCGTGCCTGGTCGCCGTCAACCAGGACGCCTCTGGCAATGCGCTCGACCTGGCGCTGTCCTACGCCTGCGGCGTCGGCGGCGGCCGTTCGGGCATCATCGAGACCAATTTCCGCGAGGAATGCGAGACCGACCTGTTCGGCGAGCAGGTCGTGCTGTGCGGCGGCCTGGTCGAACTGATCCGCGCCGGCTTCGAGACGCTGGTGGAAGCCGGCTACGCGCCTGAAATGGCCTATTTCGAGTGCCTGCACGAGGTCAAGCTGATCGTCGACCTGATCTATGAAGGCGGCATCGCCAACATGAACTACTCGATCTCGAACACCGCCGAATGGGGAGAGTATGTCTCGGGTCCGCGCATCATCACCGCCGAGACCAAGGCTGAGATGAAGCGCGTGCTGAAGGACATCCAGACCGGCAAGTTCACTTCGGAATGGATGCAGGAATACCGCGCCGGCCTGTCGCGCTTCAAGGGCATCCGCCGCATGAACGACAGCCACCAGATCGAGGAAGTCGGCGCCAAGCTGCGCGCGATGATGCCGTGGATTTCGAAGAACAAGCTGGTCGACAAGGCCAAGAACTGA
- a CDS encoding glutathione S-transferase family protein, with protein sequence MTDKLILVSHPLCPYVQRAAISLTEKGVPFERIDIDLADKPVWFKAISPLGKVPLLRVQRNGDETIIFESAVILEFLEETQANPLHPADPYSRARHRAWIEYGSAILNAIGRFYSAPTEAGFLAESAALSEMFGRLETELADDALRNGPWFAGDRFSLVDAVYGPVFRYLDAFDRIGDFGILDSKPSVQAWRQALNDHPSIKHAVAPDYPRRLHTFLQAKGSFLSSLIRRGDQDGAFALARSA encoded by the coding sequence ATGACCGACAAGCTCATCCTCGTCAGCCACCCTCTCTGCCCCTATGTCCAGCGCGCGGCGATCTCGCTGACCGAGAAAGGCGTGCCGTTCGAGCGCATCGACATCGACCTCGCTGACAAGCCTGTGTGGTTCAAGGCGATCTCGCCGCTCGGCAAGGTGCCCCTGCTGCGCGTCCAGCGAAATGGCGACGAAACGATCATCTTCGAATCGGCCGTCATCCTCGAATTCCTCGAGGAGACGCAGGCCAATCCCCTCCACCCGGCCGACCCCTACTCCCGTGCCCGGCACCGTGCCTGGATCGAATACGGCTCGGCCATCCTCAACGCCATCGGCCGCTTCTATTCGGCGCCGACCGAGGCCGGCTTCCTTGCCGAGTCCGCCGCGCTATCAGAGATGTTTGGCCGCCTGGAGACTGAACTGGCGGACGATGCCTTGCGGAATGGGCCGTGGTTCGCCGGCGACCGCTTCTCGCTCGTCGATGCGGTCTACGGGCCTGTGTTCAGATATCTCGACGCTTTCGACCGGATCGGCGATTTCGGCATTCTGGACAGCAAGCCGAGCGTCCAGGCCTGGCGGCAGGCGTTGAATGATCATCCGTCAATCAAGCACGCCGTGGCGCCGGATTACCCGCGCCGCCTGCATACCTTCCTGCAGGCCAAGGGATCCTTTCTGTCGAGCCTCATCCGCCGAGGCGATCAAGACGGAGCATTTGCGTTGGCACGATCGGCTTGA
- a CDS encoding TetR/AcrR family transcriptional regulator, whose amino-acid sequence MLLANTDIDNSQALTERQKAVLDAALRLLVEEGDQLTMTAVARRASCSKETLYKWFGDRDGLLTATVQWQASKVRVASVDGKGLDLASLTASLERFASDWLKVISSDTSIALNRVAVGHAGSGKDDLGAVVLQNGRFALARRLKPVLEAGRQAGLLDFADAETAFRTFFGLVARDVQIRLLLGDRLELTEATIGGDAVRATQQFLALFGAKTGPRGL is encoded by the coding sequence GTGTTGCTGGCAAACACCGACATCGACAACAGCCAAGCGCTGACGGAACGGCAGAAGGCCGTTCTGGATGCGGCCTTGCGGCTGCTGGTGGAGGAGGGCGATCAACTGACCATGACCGCCGTGGCGCGGCGGGCCAGCTGTTCCAAGGAAACCCTCTACAAATGGTTTGGCGACCGCGACGGGCTGTTGACGGCAACCGTGCAGTGGCAGGCTTCCAAGGTGCGGGTGGCGTCCGTCGACGGCAAGGGGCTCGACCTTGCCTCGCTGACGGCAAGCCTGGAGCGTTTTGCTTCAGACTGGCTGAAGGTGATTTCCAGCGACACCTCGATCGCGCTCAACCGTGTCGCCGTCGGCCATGCCGGATCCGGCAAGGACGATCTTGGCGCCGTCGTCCTGCAGAATGGCCGGTTCGCGCTGGCGAGGCGGCTGAAGCCGGTGCTCGAGGCCGGGCGCCAGGCCGGGCTTCTCGATTTCGCGGATGCCGAGACGGCGTTCCGCACCTTTTTCGGGCTGGTCGCCCGCGACGTGCAGATCCGTCTGCTGCTTGGCGACCGGCTGGAATTGACTGAGGCGACGATCGGCGGCGATGCCGTGCGCGCGACGCAGCAGTTTCTCGCTCTTTTCGGAGCAAAAACCGGGCCGCGAGGCCTCTGA
- a CDS encoding winged helix-turn-helix transcriptional regulator yields the protein MDSRIVNLRSKLDVFKAMTGGGNLADCPVRDVIQGLNGKWSSLLMAALAEQPYRFGELRRLVPDISQRMLTQTLYDLQRDGYVHREVFPTKPPSVEYSLTDLGRSMFSALHHLIQWAELNHDAVREARAGFDAAQA from the coding sequence ATGGACAGCCGGATCGTCAATCTGAGATCCAAGCTCGACGTCTTCAAAGCCATGACCGGCGGCGGCAATCTTGCCGATTGCCCGGTCCGCGACGTCATCCAGGGGCTCAACGGCAAGTGGAGTTCGCTGCTGATGGCGGCGCTCGCCGAGCAGCCCTATCGCTTCGGCGAGTTGCGGCGGCTGGTGCCCGACATCTCGCAGCGCATGCTGACCCAGACGCTCTACGATCTGCAGCGCGACGGCTATGTGCATCGCGAAGTGTTCCCGACCAAGCCGCCCAGCGTCGAATACAGCCTGACCGATCTCGGACGTTCGATGTTCAGCGCGCTGCATCATCTGATCCAATGGGCCGAACTCAACCACGATGCGGTGCGCGAGGCACGCGCCGGTTTCGACGCAGCGCAGGCCTGA
- a CDS encoding Rieske (2Fe-2S) protein, with translation MKHEICKVADVPETGSLIAPFFGREVHVWRSGERIRAAANACLHFGGPLDCKDGKLVCQWHGAAFDMASGDRLDGPAPRNSRLMFLSTRVENGALNYVWGE, from the coding sequence ATGAAACACGAAATCTGCAAGGTCGCCGACGTCCCTGAGACGGGCAGCCTGATTGCCCCGTTCTTCGGCCGCGAGGTCCATGTCTGGCGCAGCGGCGAACGCATCCGCGCCGCCGCCAATGCCTGTCTGCATTTTGGCGGACCGTTGGACTGCAAGGATGGCAAGCTGGTCTGCCAATGGCACGGCGCCGCCTTCGACATGGCATCGGGCGATCGCCTCGACGGTCCTGCGCCCAGGAATTCCCGCCTGATGTTCCTCTCGACGCGCGTCGAAAACGGCGCGTTGAACTATGTCTGGGGAGAGTGA
- a CDS encoding MarR family winged helix-turn-helix transcriptional regulator, which translates to MTEKATPSPEAIKAWARLMRVSRQLVENAEDALKESGLPPLAWYDVLHELAEAGEGGLRPFQLIERTLFAQYNISRLLARIEADGLVEKLKVADDGRGQTIRITAKGRETRRRMWAVYGRSIAELVGARLSPDELNAVSALLGRLRNPPAGD; encoded by the coding sequence ATGACCGAGAAAGCCACGCCTTCGCCTGAGGCCATCAAGGCCTGGGCCCGCCTGATGCGCGTGTCGCGCCAACTGGTGGAAAATGCCGAAGACGCACTGAAGGAGAGCGGCCTGCCGCCGCTTGCCTGGTACGACGTGCTGCACGAGCTCGCCGAGGCGGGCGAGGGCGGCCTGCGGCCGTTTCAATTGATCGAGCGCACTCTGTTTGCGCAATACAACATCTCTCGGCTGCTGGCCCGGATCGAAGCCGACGGGCTGGTCGAGAAGCTGAAGGTCGCCGACGACGGTCGCGGCCAGACCATCCGCATCACAGCCAAGGGGCGCGAGACGCGCCGGCGGATGTGGGCCGTCTACGGACGGTCAATCGCCGAACTGGTTGGCGCCAGGCTCTCGCCGGATGAGTTGAACGCGGTGTCGGCACTGCTTGGCCGGCTGCGCAATCCGCCCGCCGGCGATTGA